Proteins encoded together in one Candidatus Bathyarchaeota archaeon window:
- a CDS encoding redox-regulated ATPase YchF gives MMIRIGIIGKTNTGKTTFFNAATLLSAEVSTYPFTTKQPNVGKAYVRTICVCRELGVKDEPRNSTCIDGWRFIPVELADLPGLIKGSWAGKGLGNQFLSVASQADALIHIVDASGSVDAEGRLTKPGMGNPVMDIYDIEEEIVSWFAKSIQRSLKRVARRVEAGGSLDDSLLRALAGLKVRLEHIERALEYSGLEGKGVKRWSEKDVRAFAKEIRRLSKPTVIIANKMDIAKASENYVRIVEEFKDSFVVPACSEAELALRRAEERGFIKYVPGEEKFKVLDEAKLTNEQKWALNYVQERVFARWVNTGVQFAINMVVFKLLGMNAVYPVEDPKRLSDHAGRILPDVFLIPYTATVRDLAQEIHSELAKTILYGVDARTGLRLPTDYVLKDRDVISIVSAARKK, from the coding sequence GTGATGATTCGAATAGGGATTATAGGGAAGACGAATACTGGTAAGACTACTTTCTTCAACGCAGCCACCCTACTCTCCGCTGAGGTTTCAACATATCCATTCACAACCAAGCAGCCCAATGTTGGAAAAGCCTATGTTAGAACTATATGTGTCTGTAGGGAGTTAGGTGTGAAGGATGAGCCTAGAAACTCAACCTGTATAGATGGTTGGCGTTTCATCCCTGTTGAGCTTGCTGATCTTCCTGGATTGATAAAGGGTTCCTGGGCTGGTAAGGGTTTAGGTAACCAGTTTCTCAGCGTAGCCTCCCAGGCGGATGCTTTGATCCACATCGTCGACGCCTCGGGGAGTGTGGATGCTGAGGGTAGGTTGACTAAGCCTGGGATGGGGAACCCTGTCATGGATATCTACGATATTGAGGAGGAGATTGTCTCATGGTTTGCGAAGTCTATACAGAGGAGTCTGAAGAGGGTTGCGAGGAGGGTTGAGGCAGGTGGGAGCCTGGATGATTCTCTCCTACGCGCATTGGCCGGTTTGAAGGTTAGGCTTGAACATATTGAGAGGGCCTTGGAGTATTCTGGCTTGGAGGGTAAGGGTGTGAAGAGGTGGAGTGAGAAGGATGTGAGGGCCTTCGCCAAGGAGATAAGGAGACTCTCCAAGCCGACAGTGATAATAGCGAACAAGATGGATATTGCTAAGGCGAGTGAGAACTACGTCAGGATAGTTGAAGAGTTTAAGGACTCTTTCGTTGTTCCAGCTTGTAGTGAAGCTGAGCTCGCCTTGAGGAGGGCTGAGGAGAGGGGTTTCATAAAGTATGTTCCTGGGGAGGAGAAATTCAAGGTTTTAGATGAGGCCAAACTCACAAACGAGCAGAAGTGGGCCCTAAACTATGTTCAGGAGAGGGTTTTTGCAAGGTGGGTGAATACAGGTGTGCAGTTTGCGATAAATATGGTCGTCTTCAAACTTCTGGGTATGAACGCTGTGTATCCTGTTGAGGATCCTAAGAGGCTCTCAGACCATGCTGGAAGGATCCTCCCCGACGTCTTTCTCATACCATACACGGCGACAGTTAGAGACCTGGCCCAGGAGATCCATAGTGAACTTGCGAAGACAATCCTCTACGGTGTAGACGCCAGGACAGGTCTGAGGCTTCCAACCGACTATGTTCTCAAGGATAGGGATGTGATAAGCATAGTCTCAGCGGCTAGAAAGAAGTAG